One Trichoderma asperellum chromosome 5, complete sequence genomic region harbors:
- a CDS encoding putative secondary metabolism biosynthetic enzyme (antiSMASH:Cluster_5.1~SMCOG1109:8-amino-7-oxononanoate synthase) has protein sequence MVYYESLFKEMLQGQELRRPAMKKSEPAFFQRLEQAMDVHREKIRLNVLKPRWDDSVLDLTTSDFLSLSRTGRIREAFLAELARCGDFRLSASGSRVQYGNYEYILEVEREIAAFHGAETAWICHSGFYANIGVLEAIALPGDAIVFDEFSHASTGVGMKVSVAAHKIPFQHNSADSLRDVLTSLKDLDPGFTKGEKSILICVESLYSMEGDLCPLKELVSVAKEVFPNGSAQFIIDEAHSNGVIGPNGGGLVQLLGLEKEIAIRVHMCSKALGSTGGVILCNQTVRSALAQYSRCLTYSGAPSVPMVASIRAGYQLLSSGQTQKEQNHIQEIVKYFFGSLLDHPIWQEAMDEGLISVPLAEDYEQRSVLSHVVPIKVKPGHDFFLFTHLAKANMNAYPMAYPVVPKGTALVRMLFHAHNTKEEVDKIITAVGEWADEILSIERGESKNVIPSSMREFLAMQGTNGWE, from the exons TCCGCCTCAACGTGCTCAAACCGCGATGGGATGACAGCGTTCTTGACCTCACAACCAGTGACTTCCTCTCTCTTAGTCGCACAGGTCGAATACGAGAGGCTTTTCTCGCTGAGTTGGCCCGCTGCGGCGACTTTAGACTAAGCGCTTCGGGTTCTAGAGTGCAGTACGGCAACTACGAATACATTCTTGAGGTGGAGCGTGAGATTGCCGCTTTTCACGGAGCAGAGACGGCGTGGATTTGTCACTCAGGGTTCTATGCTAATATTGGTGTGCTGGAAGCCATTGCGCTCCCGGGAGATGCTATTGTATTCGATGAATTTTCTCACGCGAGTACGGGCGTTGGCATGAAAGTCAGTGTGGCTGCGCACAAGATCCCATTCCAACATAATAGCGCGGACTCCTTGAGAGATGTTTTAACTTCGCTCAAGGATTTGGATCCAGGATTTACTAAGGGGGAAAAATCTATTCTCATCTGTGTCGAGAGTCTGTATAGCATGGAAGGTGATCTGTGTCCGCTGAAAGAGCTGGTTAGTGTAGCAAAGGAGGTCTTTCCGAATGGGAGCGCGCAGTTCATAATAGATGAAGCGCATAGCAATGGCGTTATTGGCCCTAATGGTGGAGGATTG GTTCAATTACTGGGATTGGAGAAGGAGATCGCTATACGAGTTCACATGTGTAGTAAGGCATTAGGATCAACTGGGG GCGTTATTTTATGTAACCAAACAGTACGGAGTGCTCTTGCTCAGTACTCACGATGTTTGACATACAGTGGTGCACCCTCAGTACCCATGGTCGCTTCCATTCGGGCAGGCTACCAATTGCTATCGAGCGGCCAGACGCAAAAA gAACAAAACCATATCCAAGAAATAGTAAAATACTTCTTCGGATCTCTTCTTGACCACCCCATCTGGCAGGAAGCCATGGATGAAGGTCTCATATCCGTTCCGCTCGCCGAAGACTACGAACAACGCTCTGTACTTTCGCACGTCGTACCCATTAAGGTGAAACCGGGCCatgatttctttctcttcacccacttggccaaggccaacatGAACGCTTATCCCATGGCATATCCCGTTGTACCAAAGGGCACGGCATTGGTCAGAATGTTGTTCCATGCTCATAACACGAAGGAAGAGGTTGATAAGATAATTACTGCCGTCGGTGAGTGGGCGGATGAGATACTGTCAATCGAACGAGGCGAGTCAAAGAATGTCATACCGAGCTCGATGAGAGAATTTCTTGCCATGCAAGGAACGAACGGGTGGGAGTGA